From Solanum stenotomum isolate F172 chromosome 2, ASM1918654v1, whole genome shotgun sequence:
agaaaaaaattacgaaataattataaaatcgATAATGTTATATGATAATGAATGTTAGAGCGTTAAACTCTAATAATTCATAACAGGAggtttgaaagcaaaaatgaGTCTAATAATACACACAAGATAGTGTGCAGAAATTCAGTTGTTAAAATAATCATGAGTGAAATTATATactagataaaataaaaaatgactaaATGTATCAGCACATCAATCGTTGCATCAATCAATAGATATACACTAATTATCATAgctataaaattataataagtaAAATACTGTAACAAAATAGCTCctttaaatcatataaaattcTACACTGACACAATAAatagattaatttattttttttttgcataaacAACAAATATCACACTCTAAATATGAGTTACGACCATTTCTTTTTTATGGTTATGTAAGGAATTAGGgtgcaaatcattaaaaacgaAGATAAGATGTAAGTCACCAAAACATGCATGCATTAGGATGCAAATCACAAATTACTCAAATTTACTATTGGAAGTGctcattttaataaatttagaGGACCAAAGTGACAAGGATTTATACTTAATAAACTAGTTTGAAATAACCCAaagataaagatattatttttgttattttctagtATAAATCTTAGCTGACAGACTCAGAAGCGTCAATCATCAAAAGAAGTTCACAAAAGCCGTCAGTAATTTACTCTGTTTCTCATCTAACCATTGCTTCTAAAGTCAGCTGCTACAATCATTTTACTTACATCTATACATATCACCATGACTTTTTTTACCAATAAATATGAGATTTAAGCGTAAGTTATTGAGTTCGATTGAATCTTCACGTAATatagtaattaaatataaaattatatcatGATTTAAAGCTAATTAAATATGAGATGGAATTATCGAAAATTATGATGAAGTAGTCAATACTTTTTAGTCTTAACAagagattttgaatttaaatttgaattctgGATGAAGTTACTTTTGATAAATAATGTTTTGATCTCAAACTAGAAAAGGTTGATTCGTTCATTAAAATATACTctttcaatctcaatttatgtaacacTGTTTGACCTaatatagattttaaataagATAGAAAGgaaaattttgtaaatttatGATCTAACTCCTCATTTTGGTGATTATAAATCATTTGATTAGTAAAGAGTTTTTGAAGttactcttttaaaatattataaaaatgataatttttaataaaataaaagaaaattgtatatttttttgggtCTTTTAATATCTAATATCCATATTTAAACTCGATTAATTCTAAATTAGCGCTGAGAAGTGTTATAGTAATTGTACAAAATTCTCTAATAAAAGTGATTCCGTATcgtatttaaatttgaaagctCTGATTAAAATGGAGGAACAAAAAGTGTTACCTTATTATTATTTGGTAGAGATGGAGTATTTACCACGCCCTGTGGTATCTTCACTTTGTTTCCTAACACACAAATATTCAAAGCCAAAAAGTTAATTTTGATTCTCCTTCCACTTTGGCCAAATGCAACAGTACTAAATACTCAACACTTCAAATACCCGTAAACCTATCCTAAAATTTGTACAAACCAGACTGAACTAACAGTGTAACAATGTCACTCCCCAAAAAAATATCCCTTTTCCtccaaattttcatctttttggtTTTCACTATTAATGCAAACTCTGATCTTGAAACCCTTTTGAAGCTCAAAGAATCCATGGTTGCTCCTGGAACTTCTGCACTTCTTGATTGGAACAACAACACAAATTACCCTTTTTCCCATTGTTCTTTTTCTGGTGTTACATGTAACAATAACTCTCATGTTATATCTATAAACATCACTAATGTTCCTCTATTTGGTACTATTCCACCTGAAATTGGTCTTTTacaaaatcttgaaaatcttattatttttggtgATAATATTACTGGTACACTCCCTTTAGAAATGTCACAACTTTCTTCTATTAAACATGTTAATCTTTCTTACAACAATTTTTCTGGTCCTTTTCCTAGAGAAATCTTGTTGGGGTTAATAAAGCTTGAATCTTTTGACATTTATAACAACAATTTCACTGGTGAACTTCCTATTGAGTTTGTAAAGTTGAAAAAGTTGGAAACTTTACATCTTGGTGGAAACTATTTTCATGGTGAAATACCAGAAGTTTATTCTCATATTGTAAGTTTAAAGTGGTTGCGTTTAGAGGGAAATTCACTTACTGGGAAAATACCAAAGAGTTTGGCTTTGTTACCAAATCTTGAAGAACTTAGATTGGGTTATTATAATAGTTATGAAGGGGGTATTCCATCTGAGTTTGGTAATATTAGTACACTTAAACTTCTTGATCTTGGAAATTGTAATCTTGATGGTGAAGTTCCTCCAAGTCTTGGAAATTTGAAGAAGTTGCATAGTTTGTTTCTACAAGTGAACAGACTTACAGGTATTCATGAACTCACTATTTGTTTAGttatacaatcaaatctctctctAATAACGTCGTTTGTCTGAATATGTATTAGTTGACATGGTTAAATATTGTTATAGGAAACATATTTGTTACAAATCATTTTCCAAGACGTAAGACTGAAcatcaaattgttttaaaatactCAATAGTAATAGTTGTTTCTTGAGTGACGTGCAAAGTCTAGAGAGAAAAACTGTGTTTATAGTGAAATGATGTAGAGTATTGAGTGTTAATAGAGAGGTTCTTGTGtaacatatatgtatatgtgcAAAATATTATGCATATAAAGTTTTGAAGTCATAATTCtgataaattttgaatcttgaattcgtaaaatttaaatcttggaTTCGTTTATGATTTACAGGTCGCATACCTTCTGAACTATCTGGTTTAGAGAGTTTGATGTCATTTGATTTGTCTTTTAACCAACTGACCGGAGAAATACCAGAGAGTTTTGTGAAGTTGCAGAATTTGACATTGATTAACTTGTTTAAAAACAACTTGCATGGTCCAATTCCCCCGTTTATTGGTGACCTTCCAAATCTTGAAGTGTTGCAAATTTGGGGAAACAATTTTACTCTCGAATTACCCGAAAATCTTGGGCGTAACGGGAGGTTTTTGTTTCTTGATATTTCTGTTAATCATTTTACTGGAAGGATACCACCTGATTTGTGTAAAGGAGGGAAGTTGAAGACACTGATTCTAATGGAGAATTACTTCTTTGGTCCAATTCCTGAACAACTTGGTGAGTGCAAATCGCTTACTCGAATTCGCGTTAGGAAGAATTATTTAAATGGTACTATTCCAGCTGGTTTTTTCAAGTTACCTGCATTGGATATGCTTGAACTTGACAACAACTATTTCACTGGTGAGCTGCCAACGGAGATAAACGCGAATAATCTCACTAAACTTGTACTTTCCAACAACTGGATCACGGGGAACATTCCTCCGTCATTAGGGAACTTGAAGAATCTAGTCACTCTATCACTTGATATGAACAGATTGTCCGGTGAAATTCCTCAAGAAATTGCGAGTTTGAATAAACTCGTGACCATCAACTTGAGAGGCAACAATTTAACAGGTGAAATCCCGAGTTCAATTGCGCTTTGTTCAGAGCTAACATTGGTTGACTTGAGCAGAAATCAACTGGTTGGTGAAGTGCCAAAAGAAATCACCAAGTTAAATAGCTTGAACGCGCTGAACTTGTCAAGAAACCAACTGAGTGGCGCCATTCCTGGAGAAGTCGGAGTGATGAATGGCTTGACAGTTTTGGATCTTTCTTACAATGATCTTTCTGGAAGGAGACCGACCAACGGACAACTAAAGTTCTTCAATGACACTTATTTTGTAGGAAATCCAAAACTCTGTTCGCCTCATGCTACTTTTTGCCCGTCAGCTTCCAATTCACCACAAAACGCGCTCAAAATCCATGCTGGGAAGTTCACAACTACCCAATTGGTGATTACAATAATCATCTTAGTCACTGTTGCATTGCTGTTGGCAGTTACCGTGTTGTTCATCAAGAAGGAAAAGTTCAAGAATTCGAAACTTTGGAAGTTAACAGCATTCCAGAAACTTGATTTCAGAGCTGAGGATGTTTTGGAGTGTTTAAAAGAGGAGAACATAATTGGGAAAGGTGGAGCTGGCGTTGTGTACCGAGGGTCTATGTCAAATGGCATCGACGTTGCAATTAAGAAACTTGTAGGCCGAGGAACCGGACACCATGATCACGGATTCTCAGCTGAAATCCAAACACTAGGAAGGATCAGGCACAGAAACATCGTTCGATTACTAGGATATGTCTCAAACAAAGACACAAACTTGTTGTTGTACGAATACATGTCGAATGGGAGCTTAGGTGAAATGTTACATGGTGCCAAAGGAGCACATTTGAAATGGGAGACGAGGTACCGTATTGCTGTGGAAGCTGCAAAGGGATTGTGTTATTTGCACCATGATTGTTCGCCTTCGATTATTCATAGAGATGTCAAGTCCAATAATATTCTGCTGGATTCTGATTACGAGGCTCATGTTGCTGATTTTGGCCTAGCCAAATTCTTGCAGGATGCTGGTGCATCAGAGTGCATGTCCTCTATTGCTGGCTCATATGGTTACATTGCTCCAGGTAAACTAATACAGTtacaatatttatcatatttatacaattatgaatttccGTATTAGTATTCTTTTATTGCTGGCTCATATGGTCATCATATTTATACAATTAGGTGGCATATAATGTAGTTACTGGTAAAATTTAATGATAATCTTAAAATGTGATACTAATTAACTTGCTCTAATAGATTAAATTACGATGATACTAATTAATCTTAAGCTATGTTGCTCAAACTCTTGAAAAATGTCAGTGGGGTACATGTCAGATCCTCAAAAAGTaatgcatttttggaggattcgACGCGGGTGCAACATCATTTTTGAAGAATTCGAGTAAAATAGACCCTTAAGTCCTTTTATATACCTGTGTTATTGGTCaatattttcctatttcatGAAAGATACACTTCACTAACTTTTAGTACCAATTACCAAGACCTATGAACTTTTAGAATTTACTGAACTGGGGTTAAAAATAGTAGGTATTTAAAAGCTATGCTCCAGgacaaaatctatttaaaaCTTTTGTCCAAAACATTGAATGTGCAATTAATGTTTTTCTGAGGTGCATTTTTGTTTGGATATGAAACAGAGTATGCATACACATTGAAAGTTGACCAAAAGAGTGATGTATACAGTTTTGGAGTTGTACTGTTGGAACTTATCACAGGTCACAAGCCAGTTGGTGAATTCGGAGACGGTGTAGATATAGTCAGATGGGTAAATAAAACAATGTCCGAATTATCTCAGCCGTCTGATGCAGCCTCAGTTTTAGCAGTTGTTGACTCGAGGCTACATAGTTACCCTCTTGCAAGTGTTATCAATTTGTTCAAGATTGCTATAATGTGTGTTGAAGAAGAGAGTTGTGCTAGGCCTACTATGAGGGAAGTTGTTCACATGCTTACAAATCTTCCTCAGTCTACTACTACTACTCCTACTCTCCTTGCCCTTTGAAATTGCGCGGATATCAAGTGTCTGGTTGAAAACTCGCGGAGTTTGATGCTGGGAACACAAGTCTCATGAGTCTATTCGGGTATGGGGAACAAAAAAATTGTGCAAGTAGAGATATGTATTTGAAATGTATtgcttgtttttatatttttgaagttGTTGTAGGCAAGTTGTATAAAAAGGGGcatgaaaaaaagaaactaaaaaactCCTTTAATTACTTATTATGGGTATTGTGTATAGTTATGTGGCCTTAGGAAATAAATTTCAAGATGGCAATTAGTCAGTATTTGCTTTTAATAACATGGCCTATGTAATGTTTTTAAGAGTTTGCGaagttaaaatttgttttataatGTGAATCTTACTATATAAGAGCCTTCTAGTAGAAATCTAGTTGCAGAACCAATCATGAATACAACGATAACAACATATCTAATGTAGTCAAGAATGAAGATAAAAATTGAACTTATAGTACTATACACAGGAAATGTACATATTGTAGTTAATTGCTGGTCAAAGTTAACAATCtaaaaaactgaataaaatagCAAAGAGGTAATGAATTTATAGAGgttgggtatggagaaaattcgGTTGGCCTTTCACTGCGGGCTCTTTACACCAGTTGtggaaatcaaaaaaaaaaattatagagcTTGTTTTATGTTTAATATTTATGTCCATCAACTAACCAAAGCAAGGACAaggatatttttctttttaagtccTTTGATTCGTGAACAAGTTATATTAATAATAGGATTATAATTATATGGAGATTATATCACGAGAATTAAATAATGATgagacttttaaaaaaaaataaataaattaatatatcaaacaaatCCGATttggaattttaaatttaagaacgGGTGACAAACACAAAATACTTGTTTAACATAACTTGTTGCGAACCAATATAGAGCATCAATCACTTAACTTGAATTCATATTTAACCAATACAAGTGAATTTTAGTAGTATATATCCAgctaaaatattaactatacaCAGAGTTGGAATGTGATTCAAAACGGAACTGTTAAAGGAAATACATACAAATCAACATCAGCAAGGTATTGCGCCATTGGCGGACACAATGCAGAGTTGCTTCCACTAATTGTGTCATTGTTGCTTCCTACATTTTCTTCCTCGACTCGCGCTTGGTTAGGTTTTCTTTGGAGCAGCCACGATTGATCATATCGTCGTCAAAGTCAAAATTATATCTTTGCAGACTTGGTGGATTCTTGTACTCATTTGTTGTGCTCTTCTGCTGCTGCACTTTGGAGGCTGGCCTCTTCCTTTTATTGCTACTTTGGGTACCTATGTTTGTTGAATGTCTCCTCTCCAATTGTTTAACTAAATCAGTCTTCCATCTTTTCTTCAACTCCGTGGTGCCTGAAATTGCATGCAATTGCTCTGTTTTTGGGGCAGAGCAACTTGTACAGTCTTCTTGATGGTCAAATAatgttacataaattgaaacggaggaaaTATTATTTAACAATTCCATAAGAAAGAGTATGAGTTCTTGTTAAATTAAGTAATAAATCATTGAAATGCTGCAAAACTATCAGACTTCCACTTTTTGGAATATCCTGCAAAACTATGTTGTTGATAGTTCTTAGAGAAGACGAGGCCATTGATGCCACTCGTAAGTAAAGAATAAGTAGTTTCCATCTCCGATTTCATACAAAAATTccataatattcttttccaaGTCATATGAAACAATGGTGCCATTTATTTTCAGATAAACGATGTGTGGATTAGCAGGATGAATATCCACACACATGACCGCGGCTTCTAAACCCAATGGAGGATTATTTCTTAATGCATCGATTAAATTTGCATCATATTTCCTGACCCATACTGCATCTGGACTACGAATATTGTTCTCAAGGCACCACATAGTAATCTTTCCCTCGTACAACGATGCATAACAGAGAACTCCACCCGATACTCCAAGATACCAAGGTTCCAAGGCATTCACTCGCAAAGCCCAGAAGTGCCTATTGACACTATCATAAAAAAGGATCTGTGCTCCGTGGTCAATCCAACAGAATACTCCATCGATTACCCCAGCTGATGCTAATTTCCTATAACATGAAAGACAGACTTTGATAGGTACATCTAGCGTGAGATAGATGGTAGTCCACACATTAGTCTCAGAAGAGAAGCTTTCAATTGTTACACTCGAACGAAGAAAATACCATATTTCATAACGAACTATAGTAAAGGAGATCACATCTTTTTCAGGGTCATCTACTTTACAATCAAATCCGATGGCTGCTACTTTCATACAGGATGTTTCAGTTACAGGGACGGAAAAATGCTGCCTCGTTGCAGGATTATAAACATAATAAACCCTCTGATTTGATCTTTTCTCAGCGATAAGAAGGAAACCATTAGAGGATGCAATAATATACAATCTCCTGCCAAGGAAATTGACTAACTCATCTAAACTACCATCAATCACTTCTGATGATGTTTTCCTCGACAAGTCTAAAAAACGAATTTCAGAGCCGATGACTCTACTTTGACAAAAGAAACCTATCATGTAAGGGTGAGGACTCCATCGTTGAGAACGACAACTATAAGCCAAAGATGGATCAGCAATACACTTCTGCCAATGCTTACTCACACGTATAAACCTTGCCAGAGATTTTGAAGGCAAACGATGTAATATTTCAATTATGATGTCCTCAGACAACTCAACTACGCTTTTATTTGACGATTTGCATAGACGTTTCATACCAGCAATCGTCTGAAAACAAGCATTTTAATTGTTAAGCTCAAAAGTTTCAACTTTATCtgtcaattcaagcaaaatactGAATTatgaaacaagttatttaaCTAAAATACGAGACTCGGAGGAAATCATAACTCTCAATTCAATACAGAATAAACACAGAGGTCAAATTTACGTACACAATCACATTCAAAAATTCCCCAATAATCAATGGTGGAGCTAGGGTTTTCACTAAGacgaatcaaaatataaataagtaatGACTCGAACAaaccaaacataaaatatattttcgaTGTTAAGATGAAAACCCTAGCTCCGCCTTTGCTTAGGAATCAGGTAGTCAAACAATTCCAAACTACCCTAGTTTCGTCTTCCACTTGCAAATTCAGGAAATTATAGTATTCTAAATCAATAGATTAAATAAAAGTCAGTACCTGAAGCAGAACCCTTTGTAGAGGGTTAATGAATAAATAGTAAAGAGGTATGAGTAAATAGTAGAGATGTAATGTATTCATGAATTTATAGAGGTCTGGTTGGGAGGGCCACACCCAAATGGGCCcaggagaaaatcttgttgacAGCACCATAGTCGAATGGGCTTTGTAGTGCgtgattcaaatttaatcacaCTTCAATGTTGATTCTGAACACCAGCTGGTTTTTCTTTTCAAGTCGCAAACAACGTTAGGATCCCGAACAAGTTATATTAACATTAGGATTATAGAAATGTGGAGATTATATCACGAGAATTAAATGACTAtgaaattacaaaaaatgatttttgaattaCAATGcagtttaaattttgtttttatttaagaACGGGTGACAACACAAAGTACTTGTTTAATACAAAATCTCTAAACATTAATCACTTGACTGATTGCAGAATCCTGATTAGAAGTGCTAATAAAACAGTCTgttaaaagaacaaaagaatatTCACAAGCAAATACACTAATTCAAAACTTatctttttaatgaaaaacgACAAAATTGGAGAAAATTAGAATTCATTTTGGTGAAGATATTAGCAACAATATCgtaaatatttgtcaaaatcGAATACATGTACAGATACATGGAGTAGTCCAAACAAAACAACTACAAATGAGATAAATACACTccgcaaaactgaaactaagaACTGGGACCTACTCATAAAATAAAGCTACAAGCTCAATATCAGCAACACTCTAAGAAGCTACTTGTCCTAGTTCAAGTCGGGGGCGAATTCTTCACACTAAATTGTGTCTTCCACAAGGGAATTTGACAAGTGAGATCTCGAGTAAGTGTTTACATAATCCACCTTTGTTATGAAGGGGTAGTCATGTTTGATGAGTCTACCTTGTTTCAGTAACTTGATTTCCAGTTCATTGTCATGGTGTATTGCAAGTGTTCACCTCCTCTTGTACCTGCACATTCAAATGATGTAAGAATATCCCGATACAGATATATGATTAGAGAGCTGGAGTCTACATCATTGTTGCCTTCAGACGTAGATTAAACTACTTTTCGAAAGCTAATAGAGGACTAGTTTATCTTCTAATAAACAATGATATGGGAGAAGTTTTTAAATTTGAGTCGTACCGTGACTTGCTCTTGAATGAGGACTTTTTCTTTCCACCGGCATGAAgtgattttctttgttttctctcACTCATATCATTTTGAAAAAGATCCTGCATTTCCTCTGTCTTGGATTCAGATGCTCTGCTTTTCGGTTTTGGTTTATTTCCAGCCTTCCTAACAATCTTGCCAGCATCAACTGCCTTGTTCACAGCCTTGACTGCTTTTGCACGACGATAAGCAAGATCAACTAGGGAAATTCCAgatttctctttctttgttttgtcTTTGCCCTGTTGTTATTGTTGCTGTTAGAATCAGTTGAACCAAACAAAAGGATGCAATATACAGAATGGAAAAGTATCAAATATAGATTGCTATATACGATGATGACCTGATAGTCTCTTATTTGAGATAACAGAAAATATGTAACAAGGTTGAAAATAAGTGAAGAAGAGGAGATGCTTACATCATCTAAGTCATCTTCATCTTCTAATTGCTCTCGAGCAGCCTCCAActtccttcttttcttcctcgGCAGATTTTTCTATAATAATCAGCTCAACAATGAGAATGATAAATAGAAAATCAAACGGAATTTCTGtattcaaattacaaaaagtACACAGGATCACTAGCACCTCTCGTTCTCGCTTCCTCTTTTCCTTCATCTTCAGGTCTTCTGCATGCTCGGCACTCATTACCTTGCTCTCAGAACCATTTTCTTTGGCTGCTGCGTTCTCCTGGAATGGCATTTGCATGTCAGCTAATATTTTAATCAAGCATTACAGCACAagttttattcaaaatattataattcaaaaatattttaactcaaGAGTTGTTCTTTGACAAAACCAAAAAGAGACTACAAGACTAACAAAACGAACAAGCATCATAAGTAACAGAACAGGATTTCATGCAATTATATAAAACGTCAATGCAGCCCAGATGTCCAACAAAGTGAAAAATCACCTTTGCTGCCTTTTGAACTagctttttctccttttctgtGACAAACCATGTTCTTTTAGGACGTGAATAAATCTCATCCCTGTGGGCAATCATATTCTCTGCCTGCAAAGTCAAAACACCACGTCATCGTCATACTAAGCCATGCAACatttatttaatgaatttcatcttcttctttttatgacaagggaaacccacagccgctaccctttgggtgcgcacagggtaaaacccatGCAATAGCTTGCAagccacataggagaggtaacccgcactaggcaagcccggtgcgacgagctcgacctagaaggcaaaccccttgctttcactGGCAAGAgctttcgaacttgagacctccaacatggaagttcCAAGCCCAAACCATTGGGCCACCCCAAAGGGTGAATTCATCTTTTAGAGGGAGGGTATCTTCAGACTTCTACAACATGAAGCAATTGTTGATCGTTGGGTTCCCCAACCTTTACTATAATACATTACCTTATTTGCTTCCATTTCAGCTTTTCTTAGTGCCATCTCTTCCCTAAGTAACCAAAATTTGAGTTGGTTAGTAAATAAATTTCAGTTATCAAATTCAGTACAAAGTTAAGGTGATGAAATAACACCTCTCTTCTTGCATAACTGCAGACACTTGATCCTCAAGCTGTTCAATCACTTGTGCCCACTTAGTTATAGATTGTTCTGCTACAATTCGACTCTTTAGCCTTGAACCAGCTCGTTTAACCTGTAACATTAATTTTTTGGAGGATGGGGGGATAAGTCTCGAAGCACATCTTTTTATATCAAGCAGCCAATAGAAAAATCTGGAGGTTGTGCATCTAGTTGGTTCTTCTACCAGATATTGCATAGAcagaaaaatgattattttatttttagaccAGCCTGACTGATAACCAAAACAATTGAGATTAAGTGAATGATCAATAAGCACATACtcttaaaataaaactaaacaCTTACTACGTTGCTTTAACCAGAGACTAAAAGAAAAGGATAATAGAACAAACATAATGAATACATCTAACCAACCAATGGTTCAAAAAACACAATTTCTTATTGATAGGTAAAATAGTGCCAAAGATGCAGTTTTATCTTAACTGATCTAAAATACATTTCCATAGAAAAAAATACAGATGGTTATGCAGGTACTGTATAGTCAGAGATGcaactattttaattttaaactgaAAAAGTACATcgttttttatcaaataaaggAGTACCTAACTAACATGCTTGAGATTAAGTGAAAGATCAACATGGACTTATCtcccaaaaaagtaaaatagaaagAGTGCATTGCTGCTTTAGACAGAACTAAACAGATATGAGATACTAAACGCACCAAGCATCTAATTGGTCAATGATTTTGAACATACAATTCCCCACCAGTCGGAATGAAATGACTCGTAGACTAGGACAGATCAAGTGATTGAACAGGCACAGCTAAAAGATGTTTGAACAGAGTAGACGGACACTCACAATGGCTTTTAGAAGAGACCTATCATTATCTGTGACAAAGGTAACGGCATAACCTTCTCTACCAGCTCTAGCTGTCCGACCCACTCGATGAACGTAACTGCAAGGGAAAAGGAAATCAGGACTGCATGAAGTACGTGAAGAGTTTACTTGTACAAACTATCAGAATACATTTGTAGAAGtataaacaaaagaagaaaaagaatataaGCATGTAAGcagtaaaaacaaaataaaaataaaaatcatgaagCCAGCAAAAGATAAGGCAAACAAAACATTATAAGCACAGCCATTAAGTGTCAGTAAAAACAGCATTTGCAAGAAGAGTTCCAACTTTACCTAGTAAGATCACGTGGGCACGCAAAATTTATAACAGTTTGAACACCAATAATGTCAAGTCCctgaaaaaggaagaaaaaaagagtcaaGTAAAATAAGAGAAGCCAATTATATTTCTGCTCCGACAATAACAGCAAAAAAACAGATGTCAGCAGGACATAAAAGGGGAGCACTACGTAGTACATACTTTATACAACTTCATGCTTAGAATAATCATACAAAACCAATTGGATAGAATCATCTTACACGAGCTGCAACATCGGTTGCAATCAAAAAATCCACTTCCTGTCTTCTGAAAAGTTCCAAAGcctacaaatataaaaattagtaGAAAACTTCTCCACAGAATTATTCTTATGATTCCAGAAAACACACTTGATGGAACATACATCTAGACGCTGCGCTTGCGTAAGATTTCCATGTAGCTCAGCTGCTTTGAAACCAAGTAAACCAAATATAATTTTCAACCGATGAGCTGCTAGCTTTGTACCACTGTCAAGATAACCACAGAATTTAGCCTTCTGGACAAAAAGATAAGGCAAGTGGAAGTCTAGAAGATACAATCAAAGAAGAGAAATTATGTTGCAGTGTCCTA
This genomic window contains:
- the LOC125854621 gene encoding uncharacterized protein LOC125854621, with translation MKRLCKSSNKSVVELSEDIIIEILHRLPSKSLARFIRVSKHWQKCIADPSLAYSCRSQRWSPHPYMIGFFCQSRVIGSEIRFLDLSRKTSSEVIDGSLDELVNFLGRRLYIIASSNGFLLIAEKRSNQRVYYVYNPATRQHFSVPVTETSCMKVAAIGFDCKVDDPEKDVISFTIVRYEIWYFLRSSVTIESFSSETNVWTTIYLTLDVPIKVCLSCYRKLASAGVIDGVFCWIDHGAQILFYDSVNRHFWALRVNALEPWYLGVSGGVLCYASLYEGKITMWCLENNIRSPDAVWVRKYDANLIDALRNNPPLGLEAAVMCVDIHPANPHIVYLKINGTIVSYDLEKNIMEFLYEIGDGNYLFFTYEWHQWPRLL
- the LOC125854368 gene encoding receptor protein kinase CLAVATA1, with translation MSLPKKISLFLQIFIFLVFTINANSDLETLLKLKESMVAPGTSALLDWNNNTNYPFSHCSFSGVTCNNNSHVISINITNVPLFGTIPPEIGLLQNLENLIIFGDNITGTLPLEMSQLSSIKHVNLSYNNFSGPFPREILLGLIKLESFDIYNNNFTGELPIEFVKLKKLETLHLGGNYFHGEIPEVYSHIVSLKWLRLEGNSLTGKIPKSLALLPNLEELRLGYYNSYEGGIPSEFGNISTLKLLDLGNCNLDGEVPPSLGNLKKLHSLFLQVNRLTGRIPSELSGLESLMSFDLSFNQLTGEIPESFVKLQNLTLINLFKNNLHGPIPPFIGDLPNLEVLQIWGNNFTLELPENLGRNGRFLFLDISVNHFTGRIPPDLCKGGKLKTLILMENYFFGPIPEQLGECKSLTRIRVRKNYLNGTIPAGFFKLPALDMLELDNNYFTGELPTEINANNLTKLVLSNNWITGNIPPSLGNLKNLVTLSLDMNRLSGEIPQEIASLNKLVTINLRGNNLTGEIPSSIALCSELTLVDLSRNQLVGEVPKEITKLNSLNALNLSRNQLSGAIPGEVGVMNGLTVLDLSYNDLSGRRPTNGQLKFFNDTYFVGNPKLCSPHATFCPSASNSPQNALKIHAGKFTTTQLVITIIILVTVALLLAVTVLFIKKEKFKNSKLWKLTAFQKLDFRAEDVLECLKEENIIGKGGAGVVYRGSMSNGIDVAIKKLVGRGTGHHDHGFSAEIQTLGRIRHRNIVRLLGYVSNKDTNLLLYEYMSNGSLGEMLHGAKGAHLKWETRYRIAVEAAKGLCYLHHDCSPSIIHRDVKSNNILLDSDYEAHVADFGLAKFLQDAGASECMSSIAGSYGYIAPEYAYTLKVDQKSDVYSFGVVLLELITGHKPVGEFGDGVDIVRWVNKTMSELSQPSDAASVLAVVDSRLHSYPLASVINLFKIAIMCVEEESCARPTMREVVHMLTNLPQSTTTTPTLLAL